A genomic segment from Rickettsiella endosymbiont of Miltochrista miniata encodes:
- a CDS encoding ankyrin repeat domain-containing protein — MRKSTKKLHIAIKYNIPLDLSLQKTLKDAVIKRDYSSVRRLLKNGANPNEQDNEGLTPLHFAAKDNRVVIASLLIQNGADIMINNKAGHTPLDYAVTHNFSALQQLFEKKLERIVGKNIYNTISFFKNFSSEVDKNSKNISNHLTIPR, encoded by the coding sequence ATGCGGAAATCTACAAAAAAACTACATATAGCAATCAAATACAATATTCCTTTAGACTTATCCTTGCAAAAAACACTTAAGGATGCTGTTATAAAAAGAGATTACTCTTCTGTAAGACGTCTTTTAAAAAATGGAGCCAATCCTAATGAGCAAGATAATGAAGGGCTCACTCCACTGCATTTCGCTGCAAAAGATAATAGAGTAGTGATAGCTAGCTTACTCATACAAAACGGTGCTGACATTATGATAAATAATAAAGCGGGCCATACACCTTTAGATTATGCTGTAACCCATAATTTTAGCGCTTTGCAACAATTATTTGAAAAAAAACTTGAACGTATCGTTGGTAAGAATATTTACAATACTATCAGTTTTTTTAAAAACTTTTCTTCTGAAGTTGACAAAAATAGCAAAAATATTTCGAACCATTTAACTATCCCTAGATAA
- a CDS encoding vWA domain-containing protein, producing MNSENQTNTTPSITLSISPQKLDYSLAETQIQIFSPVPHDPIAKETDKLLRLETCFRAPSVSVSPTAKIVHHAIVLDVSSSMRRERIEMAKSSIKSLINFIRESDAKALISLISFSSKVTRIFTFQPIAELTEKKLENFLNQVMLSWGTRIDLGVLEVLALDENKETNVQDGLIFLLTDGVNDRKAGPAPSVMRTFLDKRESLPRIIGLGIGEKYDASYVVQLLNKSPWMHIKNSNTASLVDEKDKIVHQLKGEWVSVDLIIRSLNQYICIPIASVDITERFSISLTPDDLMAGGFLDKTAVDAFFNAREVNMGMVRSNSEPLAVNHQIGFCDEILIPYFESAIANFEKQSFTGSLSLSDKNKALALFRMIPWTTERGFEKIRDGRWNVSREHTIDIQDAALHCEPNNDPNYNKLRLRLKEIVEGKKLSKEIGAKLISESSASASHTTFRGNRNTAQEKQLIDPFSLHDFAEIDEEEGSIKKPYLFLVVNDKTGSIQLPPCRYEKSTIRALKENAEKNYAYTKSLLPPGPYDQGVKKSSIVLFEKDSLLTDYLKTGDDYSQLQMDISPVNQAADCQHIFVCSTSTQGFSEETFLRAKKFMLNLVQSSASGINFSLISYNTSSTIIFENKSIEKAEDRELILKNIGNLALCALEENKGSSPSLGLARSLSLWADSINPTGNEENYYPPHTKIYLFMGERENNYDFVDDYDVLKRKYQAYDNSTAEDDPDGSNIEKFNLLLHSGDEVMLPRYRAKELVDYFSNNHTPNDKVPHFTIFTECNRFPFFIQKFLEMYSYSFGAGVVEKQDLSVVAKREEMKGSGSNSSFFGSHVQALEVSEPSAATSHAQCSP from the coding sequence ATGAATTCAGAGAATCAAACTAACACTACGCCAAGCATTACTTTATCGATCTCTCCACAGAAATTAGATTATTCTCTTGCAGAAACCCAAATACAAATCTTTTCACCTGTTCCGCACGATCCAATTGCAAAAGAAACTGATAAATTACTTCGTTTAGAAACTTGCTTTCGTGCGCCTTCTGTCTCTGTTTCGCCTACTGCAAAAATTGTGCATCATGCCATCGTGCTGGATGTAAGTAGCAGTATGCGGCGTGAAAGAATAGAAATGGCTAAAAGTTCGATTAAAAGTCTCATTAATTTCATTAGAGAATCAGATGCAAAAGCTTTAATTAGTTTAATCAGTTTCAGTAGTAAAGTTACCCGTATTTTTACATTTCAGCCAATAGCAGAATTAACAGAAAAAAAATTAGAAAATTTTTTAAATCAAGTAATGTTAAGTTGGGGTACGCGCATCGATCTAGGCGTATTAGAAGTATTAGCGCTTGATGAGAATAAAGAGACCAACGTGCAAGATGGGCTTATATTTTTATTAACCGATGGAGTTAATGACCGGAAAGCAGGACCTGCTCCATCGGTCATGCGAACTTTTCTTGATAAGCGAGAGAGCTTGCCTAGGATTATCGGTTTGGGGATAGGTGAAAAATATGACGCTTCGTATGTGGTGCAGTTACTGAATAAGTCACCATGGATGCATATAAAAAATTCGAATACAGCTTCTTTGGTGGACGAAAAAGATAAAATTGTACATCAATTAAAAGGCGAATGGGTGTCAGTGGATTTGATAATAAGATCATTAAATCAGTATATTTGTATTCCAATAGCGAGCGTCGATATTACGGAAAGGTTTAGTATTAGCTTAACTCCCGATGATTTAATGGCAGGAGGATTTTTAGACAAAACCGCTGTGGATGCGTTTTTTAATGCAAGAGAAGTTAATATGGGTATGGTGAGAAGTAATTCAGAACCGCTGGCCGTTAATCATCAAATCGGATTTTGCGATGAAATATTGATACCCTACTTTGAATCTGCAATAGCTAATTTTGAGAAACAATCCTTTACTGGCTCACTATCATTATCAGACAAGAATAAGGCGCTGGCTTTATTTAGAATGATACCCTGGACGACCGAGCGAGGATTTGAAAAGATTCGAGACGGGAGATGGAATGTATCGAGAGAGCACACGATCGATATTCAGGATGCAGCATTGCATTGCGAGCCCAACAATGATCCAAACTATAATAAACTCCGATTAAGACTCAAGGAAATAGTAGAAGGAAAAAAACTCAGCAAGGAAATCGGCGCTAAATTAATTTCAGAATCATCAGCGAGTGCAAGTCACACCACATTTCGCGGAAATAGAAATACTGCGCAGGAAAAGCAGTTAATTGATCCATTTAGTTTGCATGATTTCGCTGAGATAGATGAAGAAGAGGGTAGCATCAAAAAGCCTTATCTATTCTTGGTCGTGAACGATAAAACCGGTAGCATTCAACTACCTCCTTGTCGTTATGAAAAATCTACTATACGGGCTCTAAAGGAGAACGCAGAAAAAAACTATGCGTATACTAAATCTTTGTTACCACCCGGACCTTATGACCAGGGCGTAAAAAAGAGTAGCATTGTACTATTTGAAAAAGATAGTTTATTAACTGACTATCTTAAAACAGGAGATGATTATTCACAACTTCAAATGGATATAAGTCCAGTGAACCAAGCTGCAGATTGCCAGCATATTTTTGTATGTTCTACGTCAACGCAAGGCTTTAGTGAAGAAACTTTCCTCCGCGCTAAAAAGTTTATGCTGAATTTAGTGCAGAGTAGCGCGAGTGGGATTAACTTTAGTTTAATTTCTTACAATACCAGCTCTACGATTATTTTTGAAAATAAATCGATAGAAAAGGCAGAAGACAGAGAATTGATACTAAAAAACATAGGAAATTTAGCGCTATGTGCGCTTGAAGAAAATAAAGGATCTTCTCCTTCCTTAGGTTTAGCCCGTTCACTCAGTTTATGGGCGGACTCAATAAACCCAACAGGTAATGAAGAAAATTATTATCCTCCTCATACTAAAATATATTTATTTATGGGTGAACGTGAGAATAACTACGATTTTGTTGATGATTATGATGTTTTAAAGAGAAAGTACCAAGCTTACGACAACAGTACTGCAGAAGATGATCCTGATGGTTCGAACATCGAAAAATTCAATCTGTTATTGCATAGTGGTGATGAAGTAATGCTTCCTCGGTATCGGGCTAAGGAGCTAGTGGATTATTTTTCAAATAACCATACACCCAATGATAAAGTACCGCACTTTACTATTTTTACTGAATGCAATCGGTTCCCTTTCTTTATACAAAAATTTTTAGAAATGTATTCCTATAGTTTTGGTGCAGGAGTTGTTGAGAAACAAGACCTTTCAGTAGTAGCAAAGCGTGAAGAAATGAAAGGAAGTGGATCAAACAGTTCGTTTTTTGGCAGCCACGTTCAAGCTTTAGAAGTCAGTGAGCCAAGTGCAGCTACAAGTCATGCGCAATGTAGTCCCTGA